The DNA window CATGCGCAATACGTTGATCAAATTGCTGGATCTGCATCTTATGCGGGAGGATATGTCCAATGTCAGGTGAACTTCCGTTTGAACAGCCGCTTTCCGAATTGAAGCAAAAAATTGCCGATTTAAAGCGTTTTGGAGCGGAAAAAGAAATTGATTTCTCTGAAGAAATTGCTCGTCTGGAAGAGCGTTACCGCAAATTGGAACAGGAGTTGTACAGCGGGTTGACCGCTTCGCAAATCATGCAGATCGCCAGGCATCCGGCGCGTCCGAAGACGCTGGATTACGTCCAGGCGATTTTTGCGGACTTCATCGAACTGCACGGGGACCGCAGCTTTGGCGACGATTTGGCAATTGTCGGCGGCATCGCGAAATTGAACGGCGTCCCGGTGACGGTGGTCGGCCATCAGAAGGGAAAGGACACGAAGGACAACCTTTCGCGTCATTTTGGCATGCCGCACCCGGAAGGATTTCGCAAGGCGATGCGCCTGATGAAGCAGGCGGAAAAATTTCGTCGCCCGATCATCACGTTTATCGACACGCCGGGCGCATATTCCGGCGACACCGCGGAACAGCGCGGCGTTGCCGAGGCTGTCGCGCGCAATTTAATGGGCATGGCAACGCTCGCCGTTCCGATCATCTGCGTTGTCATCGGCGAAGGCGGCAGCGGCGGCGCTTTGGCTTTAGGCGTCGGCAATCGCGTGCTGATGCTGGAAAATGCCATCTATTCCGTCATTTCTCCCAACAGCGCCGCGGCCATTTTATGGAAAGACGCGACAAAAGCAGACAAGGCTGCCGATGCGATGAAAATCACTTCAAAAGATATGCTGGAACTGGGCATCGTTGAAGAGGTGATCCCCGAGCCGCGCGGCGGAGCGCACCGGGATTTCCCGGCACAGGCCAAATGGCTGCGCGAGGCGATATGCCGCCATTTGCAGGAGTTAATGAAAAAAAGCGGAGCGGAACTGGTTGAAGATCGGATGAAGCGGTTTAGAAAGATCGGCAGGTTCACATATTTTACGAGAACGGTCGAAAACGAGTGATTTCTACTTTGGCGGGAGGAAAAAAAAGCATGCGCAGGACAAAAATTGTTTGTACTATCGGGCCTTCCAGCGAACAGTTGGACATGCTGAAAAAGCTGATTGAAGCGGGAATGAACGTTGCCAGGCTTAATTTTTCGCATGGCGATTTTGCCGAACACGGCAATCGCATTCGTAATATTAAACAGGCATGCCGCGAATTGAATAAAAGCGTGGCCATTTTATTGGATACGAAAGGTCCGGAAATCCGCATCGGCAAATTGCGGGAAGAGCCGATCGATCTGGTGCAAGGCGAACATTTAACATTAACGACGGAAGAAATACTGGGTGACGCCCGCCGTATTTCCGTTACATACCGGAATTTGCCAAACGATGTTGCAGTCGGTTCGACGATTTTGATCGACGACGGATTGATCGGATTGCAGGTGGTTTCGATCCAGAATACGGAAATCGTCTGCCGCATAGTGAACGGGGGACAAATCAAAAGCAAAAAAGGCGTCAATGTTCCCGGAGTGAAAATTTCGCTCCCCGGCATTACCGACAAAGACAAAAATGACATTTTGTTTGGCATCGAGCAGGGCGTCGACTTTATCGCCGCATCGTTTGTGCGCAAAGCAAGCGACGTGCTGGAGATCCGCGAATTGTTGGAGAAACATAATGCCAGACACATTCAGATCATATCCAAAATCGAAAACCGCGAAGGCGTCGACAATCTTGACGAAATCCTGGAGGTGTCCGACGGTCTGATGGTTGCGCGCGGCGACCTTGGCGTGGAAATACCCGCCGAAGAAGTCCCGCTGGTGCAAAAACGAATGATCGAGAAATGCAATTTGGTCGGCAAGCCGGTTATCACCGCTACGCAAATGCTGGATTCCATGCAGCGCAATCCGCGGCCGACGCGCGCGGAAGCGAGCGATGTCGCCAACGCGATATTCGACGGCACGGATGCAATCATGCTCTCCGGCGAAACGGCGGCGGGCAAATACCCGCTGGAATCGGTGCAAACGATGGCGCGAATCGCCGAACGGACGGAAGCTGCGCTCGAGTATCGGGAAATTTTGCAGCGGCAAAGCTTGGCGCAGCAAACAACCGTTACGGAAGCCATCAGCCAGGCGGTCGCCAATTCCGCTCTGGATTTGGATGCGAAAGCGATCATTACCGCGACGGAAAGCGGCTATACGGCAAGGATGGTTTCCAAATATCGGCCCAAGGCGCCGATCATCGCCGTCACTCCGCTGGAGCATGTGATTCGCAGATTGTCGCTTGTTTGGGGCGTCGTGCCGGTCCAAGGCGTGGAAGCAAAGACGACCGATGAAATGTTTGCCATGGCGGTAGACCGCTCAATTAAAACGGGAATCGTGCATTTGGGCGATCTTGTGGTCATTACGGCGGGCGTTCCGATCGGCCGCTCGGGTACGACCAATTTAATCAAGGTGCATCATGTCGGGGAAATGATCGCCAAAGGGCAAGGGATCGGCACCCAGCAAGTAACGGGAAAAGTGGTGATTGCCCGCACTCCCGAGGAAGCGAAATCAAAAGCGACGAGCGGCTGCGTGCTCGTTGTGCCAAGCACCGATAAAGATTACTTGCCGGCGCTTGAAAAAGCCGGCGCGATCGTGACGGAAAGCGGCGGCATCACGTCGCATGCGGCGGTCGTCGGATTGAACCTCGGCATTCCCGTCATCGTCGGCGTCGCAGGCGCCCTTGACACGTTGCAGCAATATGGCGAAGTGACCGTTTACGCCGAACTGGGGGCTATTTTCCCGGGGAAAGCGTAATATTTAAATGAATATGGATAGCGGCGAACGAGCCGTCCGGGCGACCGGACGGTTTTTTCATATTCGCTTGTTCCAAAAACTTTTAAACAAACTTGCCGGCTGTGTGACTTTTTGCATTTCACGATTTTACAGCGCTGGTTAAAATTGAAGTGCGCGAGCTGCGCGCTATTAAGGTGAGTAGATGCGAGGTGAGGAAGGGTGCGAAGCAGATTGCAACTGATGACGATGGTCAAAGCGGTCTGCCTGATTGTGTTCGGTCTCGGCGTGATTGCCGCCAATGAAACTACAAGTTTTGCGGAAGGCGATAACACCGGGGAAGCATTGTTCAAAGCGAATTGTATTGGTTGTCACAGTATCGGCGAGGGAAAGCGGATCGGCCCCGACTTGATTGACGTAGCGAAGATACGGGATCCGGAATGGCTCAGGAAGATGATTTTGAACCCGCAAGCATTGATCGACTCCGGG is part of the Bacilli bacterium genome and encodes:
- a CDS encoding acetyl-CoA carboxylase carboxyltransferase subunit alpha; protein product: MSGELPFEQPLSELKQKIADLKRFGAEKEIDFSEEIARLEERYRKLEQELYSGLTASQIMQIARHPARPKTLDYVQAIFADFIELHGDRSFGDDLAIVGGIAKLNGVPVTVVGHQKGKDTKDNLSRHFGMPHPEGFRKAMRLMKQAEKFRRPIITFIDTPGAYSGDTAEQRGVAEAVARNLMGMATLAVPIICVVIGEGGSGGALALGVGNRVLMLENAIYSVISPNSAAAILWKDATKADKAADAMKITSKDMLELGIVEEVIPEPRGGAHRDFPAQAKWLREAICRHLQELMKKSGAELVEDRMKRFRKIGRFTYFTRTVENE
- the pyk gene encoding pyruvate kinase yields the protein MRRTKIVCTIGPSSEQLDMLKKLIEAGMNVARLNFSHGDFAEHGNRIRNIKQACRELNKSVAILLDTKGPEIRIGKLREEPIDLVQGEHLTLTTEEILGDARRISVTYRNLPNDVAVGSTILIDDGLIGLQVVSIQNTEIVCRIVNGGQIKSKKGVNVPGVKISLPGITDKDKNDILFGIEQGVDFIAASFVRKASDVLEIRELLEKHNARHIQIISKIENREGVDNLDEILEVSDGLMVARGDLGVEIPAEEVPLVQKRMIEKCNLVGKPVITATQMLDSMQRNPRPTRAEASDVANAIFDGTDAIMLSGETAAGKYPLESVQTMARIAERTEAALEYREILQRQSLAQQTTVTEAISQAVANSALDLDAKAIITATESGYTARMVSKYRPKAPIIAVTPLEHVIRRLSLVWGVVPVQGVEAKTTDEMFAMAVDRSIKTGIVHLGDLVVITAGVPIGRSGTTNLIKVHHVGEMIAKGQGIGTQQVTGKVVIARTPEEAKSKATSGCVLVVPSTDKDYLPALEKAGAIVTESGGITSHAAVVGLNLGIPVIVGVAGALDTLQQYGEVTVYAELGAIFPGKA